From the genome of Fusobacterium varium, one region includes:
- a CDS encoding CBS domain: MEEIAKRLILEQISGLPVVDKDGIFLGEITERELIDFGMPDYLSLMGDLNFLTVGEPFEEYLVNETTTTIEKLYRVDERVKIDRKTPIMEICFIMVNKGLTRLYVLDEGKYYGMIRRSDIIKKVLHI; the protein is encoded by the coding sequence TTGGAAGAGATAGCAAAAAGACTAATACTTGAGCAAATAAGTGGTCTTCCAGTTGTAGATAAAGATGGAATCTTCTTAGGAGAAATAACTGAAAGAGAACTTATTGATTTTGGTATGCCTGATTATCTTTCTTTGATGGGAGACCTTAATTTCTTGACAGTAGGAGAACCTTTTGAGGAATATTTGGTAAATGAAACTACAACTACAATTGAAAAATTATACAGAGTAGATGAAAGAGTGAAAATAGATAGAAAAACTCCTATTATGGAGATATGTTTTATTATGGTAAATAAAGGACTTACAAGATTATATGTTCTAGATGAAGGAAAATATTATGGAATGATAAGAAGATCAGATATAATCAAAAAAGTACTTCATATTTAA
- the fruA_4 gene encoding EIIABC-Fru yields MKFSSYLDPQFIFTDLKGKNPEEIITEMIERLSLKDKKINELKDVIVKSVIKREKEISTGMGNGIAIPHARIENFNDFIVSVAVLEEPIEVEIAATHRTDKVKLVFLIISDVLKNKNILKVMSAVSKMALKRKNLLEKIKEEKILIR; encoded by the coding sequence ATGAAGTTTTCAAGTTATTTAGATCCACAGTTTATTTTTACTGATTTAAAGGGAAAAAATCCTGAAGAAATTATCACAGAGATGATAGAAAGATTGTCTTTGAAAGATAAGAAAATAAATGAGTTAAAAGATGTAATTGTAAAATCAGTAATAAAAAGAGAGAAAGAGATCTCAACAGGTATGGGAAATGGAATAGCAATACCTCATGCTAGAATAGAAAATTTTAATGATTTTATTGTATCAGTTGCTGTTTTAGAGGAACCTATAGAAGTAGAAATCGCAGCGACACACAGAACTGATAAAGTAAAGCTGGTATTTTTAATTATTTCAGATGTTCTGAAAAATAAAAATATATTAAAAGTAATGAGTGCTGTTTCAAAAATGGCTTTAAAAAGAAAAAATCTCTTAGAAAAGATAAAAGAGGAAAAAATCCTAATAAGATAG